CGACCTTGTCGTCACATTCTCATTGGATTTCTTGAAATACCCGCCGATGATCGACGACACGGGTTGGGCTAAGCTTTGGCTGAGGGACTTCGGGTTCGACTTCGTAGGGTTCCTCCTGCTCCTCGGACTGTTGATCGCAGCTGGTCGGAGGTTCATATTCAGGCCGAAGATGGTCCGGACGGAACTCCCAGATGCCACGTCAATCCTTCTCCTACTAGCCGTAGTGCTAGGCGGTTTTATCCTCGAAGGGATGGGGATAGCAGGTGAGATCCCAGGACACCAGCACGACAATGCTTACTCGTTCCTTGGCTATGCGTTCTCCCTGGTAATGCCGTCCGACATCGGTCAGTATTACGATCAGGCGTGGCTTCTCCACGGTGTCATGAGCGCTCTGCTGATCGCCTACATACCGTTCAGCAAGCTGTTCCACATGATTGCGACGCCAATCGCGATCGAAGCAGACAAGATGCTTCCGGAGGTGAGGATGGCATGAGGAAGCTCGACATATCCAAGCTCGATGTCCTAGCGCTCATGAGATACGATGCGTGCACACGCTGCGGCGAGTGCACGGCAACGTGCCCGACCGGGGGCGAGGCCCAGGAT
Above is a window of Candidatus Thermoplasmatota archaeon DNA encoding:
- a CDS encoding respiratory nitrate reductase subunit gamma is translated as DLVVTFSLDFLKYPPMIDDTGWAKLWLRDFGFDFVGFLLLLGLLIAAGRRFIFRPKMVRTELPDATSILLLLAVVLGGFILEGMGIAGEIPGHQHDNAYSFLGYAFSLVMPSDIGQYYDQAWLLHGVMSALLIAYIPFSKLFHMIATPIAIEADKMLPEVRMA